The following are encoded together in the Micromonospora lupini genome:
- a CDS encoding RecB family exonuclease, which yields MSAVGGRIAGVRRASSAGRPAAGGRAPQQRPGGAEQLGFEGMPERLFVCTPSKLGAYADCPRRYRYSYVDRPAPQKGPPWAHNSLGASVHTALKNWYALPADRRRPEALATLLKGTWVREGYRDDEQERAAYRRALGWLEAYVETLDPEADPLGVERVVAVKTAVLAFNGRADRIDSRPGPEGPELVIVDYKTGRTGLDTDDARGSQALALYAYAAERVFRRPCRRVELHHLPTGTVAGHDHTAESLTRQLTRAEDTARDIMAAERAVADGGDADEAFPVAPGPRCGWCDYRRHCPTGAQTPGKEPWAAVDRSVEG from the coding sequence ATGTCGGCGGTGGGTGGCAGGATCGCAGGCGTGCGACGAGCCTCTTCAGCCGGACGACCCGCCGCGGGCGGTCGGGCCCCTCAGCAGCGCCCCGGTGGTGCCGAGCAGCTCGGCTTCGAGGGGATGCCGGAACGACTGTTCGTCTGCACCCCGAGCAAGCTCGGCGCGTACGCGGACTGCCCCCGCCGCTACCGCTACTCGTACGTCGACCGGCCCGCACCGCAGAAGGGCCCGCCGTGGGCGCACAACTCGCTCGGCGCCAGCGTGCACACAGCCCTGAAGAACTGGTACGCGCTGCCCGCCGACCGACGCCGCCCCGAGGCACTCGCCACCCTGCTCAAGGGCACCTGGGTGCGCGAGGGTTACCGCGACGACGAGCAGGAGCGGGCCGCCTACCGGCGGGCGCTGGGCTGGCTGGAGGCGTACGTCGAGACGTTGGACCCGGAGGCCGACCCGCTCGGTGTCGAGCGGGTGGTGGCGGTCAAGACGGCAGTGCTTGCCTTCAACGGCCGCGCGGACCGCATCGACTCGCGCCCCGGGCCGGAGGGGCCGGAGCTGGTCATCGTCGACTACAAGACGGGCCGCACCGGGTTGGACACCGACGACGCCCGGGGCTCGCAGGCTCTGGCGCTCTACGCGTACGCGGCCGAGCGGGTGTTCCGCCGGCCGTGTCGCCGGGTGGAGCTGCACCACCTGCCGACAGGCACGGTCGCCGGCCACGACCACACAGCCGAGTCGTTGACCCGCCAGTTGACCCGGGCCGAGGACACGGCCCGCGACATCATGGCCGCCGAGCGGGCGGTCGCCGACGGCGGCGACGCCGACGAGGCGTTCCCGGTGGCCCCCGGCCCGCGCTGCGGTTGGTGCGACTACCGGCGGCACTGCCCGACCGGGGCGCAGACGCCGGGCAAGGAGCCGTGGGCGGCCGTGGACCGCTCCGTCGAGGGCTGA
- a CDS encoding MarC family protein gives MDLKLFGEVFVTLLVITDPPGMMPIFLALTGPLPARDRNRAAWQAVALALGVIVIFAVAGQTLLDYLHVDLPALQAAGGLLLVLVALELLTGKADDPSQQVTSNIALVPLGTPLLAGPGAIVATMLFVQQADGLGDFTAIAVAILAVMVAVWIVLRFSGGIVKILRPGGIEVLTRIAGLLLAAIAVQLIADAVAAFVTQYVNMA, from the coding sequence GTGGATCTGAAGCTGTTCGGCGAGGTTTTCGTGACCCTGCTGGTGATCACCGACCCGCCGGGCATGATGCCGATCTTCCTGGCGCTGACCGGGCCGCTGCCCGCACGGGACCGCAACCGGGCGGCCTGGCAGGCAGTCGCGCTGGCCCTCGGCGTGATCGTGATCTTCGCGGTGGCCGGACAGACCCTGCTCGACTACCTGCACGTGGACCTGCCCGCGTTGCAGGCCGCCGGTGGGCTGCTGCTCGTCCTGGTCGCCCTGGAGCTGCTGACCGGCAAGGCCGACGACCCCAGCCAGCAGGTCACCTCGAACATCGCGCTCGTGCCGCTGGGCACCCCGTTGCTGGCCGGTCCGGGCGCCATCGTGGCGACAATGCTCTTCGTCCAGCAGGCCGACGGGCTGGGGGACTTCACCGCCATCGCCGTCGCCATCCTCGCCGTCATGGTCGCGGTCTGGATCGTGCTGCGCTTCTCCGGCGGCATCGTGAAGATCCTGCGCCCCGGCGGCATCGAGGTGTTGACCCGGATCGCCGGCCTGCTCCTGGCCGCGATCGCCGTACAGCTCATCGCCGACGCGGTGGCGGCGTTCGTGACGCAGTACGTGAACATGGCCTGA